A region from the Sandaracinus amylolyticus genome encodes:
- the tsaE gene encoding tRNA (adenosine(37)-N6)-threonylcarbamoyltransferase complex ATPase subunit type 1 TsaE, whose amino-acid sequence MEIELPTRRAMRRFGARLASLLREGDVVFLEGPLGAGKTFLVRAIARGLRVPEREPITSPTFTLVHEITSGRVAITHADLYRLDDPGELDALGLPEAITRSITIVEWGARFAEHLAPDGIVVTIGGRDAARGRHVTIASRGPRGVAIIDALRAPEAQ is encoded by the coding sequence GTGGAGATCGAGCTGCCCACGCGCCGTGCGATGCGCCGCTTCGGCGCGCGCCTCGCGTCGCTGCTGCGCGAGGGCGACGTCGTGTTCCTCGAAGGGCCGCTCGGCGCGGGCAAGACGTTCCTCGTGCGCGCGATCGCACGTGGGCTCCGCGTGCCGGAGCGCGAGCCGATCACCTCGCCGACGTTCACGCTCGTGCACGAGATCACGAGCGGGCGCGTCGCGATCACCCACGCGGATCTCTATCGCCTCGACGATCCCGGCGAGCTCGACGCGCTCGGTCTGCCCGAGGCGATCACGCGATCGATCACGATCGTCGAGTGGGGCGCGCGCTTCGCGGAGCATCTCGCGCCCGATGGGATCGTCGTCACGATCGGGGGGCGCGACGCCGCGCGCGGGCGGCACGTGACGATCGCGTCGCGTGGCCCTCGTGGCGTCGCGATCATCGACGCGCTGCGCGCTCCGGAAGCCCAGTGA
- the carB gene encoding carbamoyl-phosphate synthase large subunit, producing the protein MPRRNDLRKIMLLGSGPIVIGQACEFDYSGTQGAKALKEEGYEVVLVNSNPATIMTDPEFADRTYVEPLVPEVVEAIVAREKPDAILPTLGGQTALNLALALHKNGALERHGVELLGANVDAIKKAEDRELFKAAMEKIGLGVAKARVARTIEEADAAVAEIGFPVILRPSFTMGGSGGGIAYNKEEFDQAIRWAFQQSPTHECLVEESVLGWKEYELEVIRDNADNFSVICTIENFDPMGVHTGDSITVAPAMTLTDKEYQRLRDAARAVITEIGVETGGSNIQFAVNPDDGRVIVIEMNPRVSRSSALASKATGYPIARIAAKLAVGYRLDELKNAITGTSAAFEPTIDYVVVKWPRFAFEKFRGADPRLTTQMKSVGEAMSIGRTFKEAFQKAARSLEIGRDGLSSLIEKVDYRAVLEDVRRMKQASVGIAYVPPPARDPATIPAATSEELKEALLEIIETPLADRAWYLADALRLGATVEELHQATKIDPWFLVQMREIIEEEKSLAANAGKPLDTEELARAKSLGFSDARIAQLRGIDRNIVRETRTQHGVRPIYARVDTCAAEFVAKTPYLYSTWGRETESAPTDRKKVMILGGGPNRIGQGIEFDYCCVHAAFALRELGFETIMVNCNPETVSTDFDTSDRLYFEPLTLEDVLAIVDEEKPWGVIVQYGGQTPLKLALALAKAGVPIIGTSADAIDRAEDRERFDELLTKLGLRRPQGGIARGIQEAFTIAERIGFPVVVRPSYVLGGRAMEVVHSRTDLAQYFAVALAAVEDAEKQTILVDEFLKDAIEVDVDCVADGKHVVIGGLLQHIEEAGVHSGDSSQVLPAHALPPEVLAAIRSSTRALALELGVIGLMNVQFAVRGSAVYVIEVNPRASRTVPFVSKTIAVPLAKIGAMVMAGKTLAELGFTREIVPTHVAVKESVFPFAKFPGVDTILGPEMRSTGEVMGLADSFPMAFLKAQLASSGNLPDRGRVFVSVRDEDKPAACEIASRLVDLGFVVIATGGTADAIERAGVACERVNKVREGRPHIVDRLRNGDVAMVVNTTAGAQAIRDSYTLRRQTLVSGVPYFTTIAAAAAAVGAIEARREAPLSVRSLQEYHAATKRPSFKVS; encoded by the coding sequence ATGCCGCGTCGTAACGATCTCCGGAAGATCATGCTCCTTGGCTCCGGACCGATCGTGATCGGGCAGGCCTGCGAGTTCGACTACTCCGGGACCCAGGGCGCGAAGGCGCTCAAGGAAGAGGGGTACGAGGTCGTCCTCGTCAACTCGAACCCTGCCACGATCATGACCGATCCCGAGTTCGCGGATCGGACCTACGTCGAGCCGCTCGTCCCCGAGGTCGTCGAGGCGATCGTCGCGCGCGAGAAGCCCGACGCGATCCTGCCCACGCTGGGAGGGCAGACCGCGCTGAACCTCGCGCTCGCGCTGCACAAGAACGGCGCGCTCGAGCGACACGGCGTCGAGCTGCTCGGCGCGAACGTCGATGCCATCAAGAAGGCCGAGGATCGCGAGCTCTTCAAGGCCGCGATGGAGAAGATCGGCCTCGGCGTCGCGAAGGCGCGCGTCGCGCGCACCATCGAGGAAGCGGACGCGGCGGTCGCGGAGATCGGGTTCCCCGTGATCCTTCGCCCGAGCTTCACGATGGGCGGATCGGGCGGCGGCATCGCCTACAACAAGGAAGAGTTCGACCAGGCCATTCGGTGGGCCTTCCAGCAGAGCCCGACGCACGAGTGCCTCGTCGAGGAGAGCGTGCTCGGCTGGAAGGAGTACGAGCTCGAGGTCATCCGCGACAACGCGGACAACTTCTCGGTCATCTGCACGATCGAGAACTTCGACCCGATGGGCGTGCACACCGGTGACTCGATCACCGTCGCGCCCGCGATGACGCTGACCGACAAGGAGTACCAGCGCCTGCGCGACGCAGCGCGAGCGGTCATCACCGAGATCGGCGTCGAGACCGGCGGCTCGAACATCCAGTTCGCGGTCAACCCCGACGACGGCCGCGTGATCGTGATCGAGATGAACCCGCGCGTGTCGCGCTCGAGCGCGCTCGCGTCGAAGGCGACGGGCTATCCGATCGCGCGCATCGCCGCGAAGCTCGCGGTCGGTTATCGCCTCGACGAGCTCAAGAACGCGATCACCGGGACCAGCGCCGCGTTCGAGCCGACGATCGACTACGTCGTCGTGAAGTGGCCGCGCTTCGCGTTCGAGAAGTTCCGCGGCGCCGATCCGCGCCTCACGACGCAGATGAAGTCGGTCGGCGAGGCGATGTCGATCGGGCGCACCTTCAAGGAAGCGTTCCAGAAGGCCGCGCGCTCGCTCGAGATCGGTCGTGACGGGCTCAGCTCGCTGATCGAGAAGGTCGACTATCGCGCGGTGCTCGAGGACGTGCGCCGCATGAAGCAGGCGTCGGTCGGCATCGCGTACGTGCCGCCGCCGGCGCGCGATCCCGCGACGATCCCCGCCGCGACGAGCGAGGAGCTCAAGGAGGCGTTGCTCGAGATCATCGAGACGCCGCTGGCCGATCGCGCGTGGTACCTCGCGGACGCGCTGCGCCTCGGCGCGACCGTCGAGGAGCTGCACCAGGCGACGAAGATCGACCCCTGGTTCCTCGTGCAGATGCGCGAGATCATCGAGGAAGAGAAGTCGCTCGCCGCGAACGCGGGCAAGCCGCTCGACACCGAGGAGCTCGCGCGCGCGAAGTCGCTCGGGTTCAGCGACGCGCGCATCGCGCAGCTGCGCGGCATCGATCGCAACATCGTGCGCGAGACGCGCACGCAGCACGGCGTGCGTCCCATCTACGCGCGCGTCGACACCTGCGCCGCGGAGTTCGTCGCGAAGACGCCGTACCTCTACTCGACGTGGGGGCGCGAGACCGAGTCGGCGCCGACGGACCGCAAGAAGGTGATGATCCTCGGCGGCGGCCCGAACCGGATCGGCCAGGGCATCGAGTTCGACTACTGCTGCGTGCACGCGGCGTTCGCGCTCCGCGAGCTCGGGTTCGAGACCATCATGGTCAACTGCAACCCGGAGACGGTCTCGACCGACTTCGACACGTCGGATCGCCTGTACTTCGAGCCGCTGACGCTCGAGGACGTGCTCGCGATCGTCGACGAGGAGAAGCCCTGGGGCGTGATCGTGCAGTACGGCGGACAGACGCCGCTGAAGCTCGCGCTCGCGCTCGCGAAGGCGGGCGTGCCGATCATCGGCACCAGCGCGGACGCGATCGATCGCGCCGAGGATCGCGAGCGCTTCGACGAGCTGCTCACGAAGCTCGGCCTGCGTCGCCCGCAGGGCGGCATCGCGCGCGGCATCCAGGAGGCGTTCACGATCGCCGAGCGGATCGGCTTCCCCGTCGTCGTGCGTCCGAGCTACGTGCTCGGCGGGCGCGCGATGGAGGTCGTGCACTCGCGCACCGATCTCGCGCAGTACTTCGCGGTCGCGCTCGCAGCGGTCGAGGACGCGGAGAAGCAGACGATCCTCGTCGACGAGTTCCTCAAGGACGCGATCGAGGTCGATGTCGACTGCGTCGCCGACGGCAAGCACGTCGTGATCGGCGGACTGCTGCAGCACATCGAAGAGGCGGGCGTGCACAGCGGCGACTCGTCGCAGGTGCTCCCCGCGCACGCGCTGCCGCCCGAGGTGCTCGCCGCGATCCGGTCGAGCACGCGCGCGCTCGCGCTCGAGCTCGGCGTGATCGGCCTGATGAACGTGCAGTTCGCGGTGCGCGGCAGCGCCGTCTACGTCATCGAGGTCAACCCGCGCGCGTCGCGCACGGTGCCCTTCGTGAGCAAGACGATCGCGGTGCCGCTCGCGAAGATCGGCGCGATGGTGATGGCGGGCAAGACGCTCGCGGAGCTCGGCTTCACGCGCGAGATCGTGCCCACGCACGTCGCGGTGAAGGAGTCGGTCTTCCCGTTCGCGAAGTTCCCCGGTGTCGACACGATCCTCGGCCCGGAGATGCGCTCGACCGGCGAGGTCATGGGCCTCGCGGACAGCTTCCCGATGGCGTTCCTCAAGGCGCAGCTCGCGTCGAGCGGGAACCTGCCCGATCGCGGCCGCGTCTTCGTGAGCGTGCGCGACGAGGACAAGCCCGCGGCCTGCGAGATCGCGTCGCGCCTCGTCGATCTCGGGTTCGTCGTGATCGCGACCGGCGGCACCGCCGACGCGATCGAGCGCGCGGGCGTCGCGTGCGAGCGCGTGAACAAGGTGCGCGAGGGACGCCCGCACATCGTCGATCGCCTCCGCAACGGCGACGTCGCGATGGTCGTGAACACGACCGCGGGCGCGCAGGCGATCCGCGACAGCTACACGCTGCGCCGCCAGACGCTCGTCTCGGGCGTGCCGTACTTCACGACGATCGCGGCCGCGGCCGCGGCGGTGGGGGCGATCGAAGCACGCCGCGAGGCGCCGCTCTCGGTGCGCTCGCTGCAGGAGTACCACGCCGCCACGAAGCGGCCGTCGTTCAAGGTGTCATGA
- a CDS encoding alpha/beta hydrolase yields MIAARTRTACAAIVIVALLAIAGMPPGASSQAQSRSEAVHHRHLRVSAPWGSERVLVMFPRLGAGREIPRDHRWSVLVALHGQGEARRGPERGYLGWSVDYRLPDAFAALLRGRLLPRDYAGMVRLDHLAVVNAELARNRFEGLMVVCPYTPDLMPEAPGSERIRAWGDWVAGSMLEQVREQLPGAAHGRASTGIDGVSLGGMLALEVGLRHPETFSTVGAMQPAVRSREDAIAAIASADGSQRIRLLTSDQDPFRAPTEQLSERLRARHVAHDLTVVPGPHDYSFNRGPGGLEMLLFHERALLDEPL; encoded by the coding sequence ATGATCGCCGCGCGCACGCGCACCGCGTGCGCGGCGATCGTCATCGTCGCGCTGCTCGCCATCGCAGGGATGCCGCCCGGCGCGAGCTCGCAGGCGCAGTCGCGCTCGGAGGCGGTCCACCACCGCCACCTGCGCGTGAGCGCGCCATGGGGCTCCGAGCGCGTGCTCGTGATGTTCCCGAGGCTCGGCGCAGGGCGCGAGATCCCGCGCGATCATCGGTGGTCGGTGCTCGTCGCGCTGCACGGGCAGGGCGAGGCGCGGCGCGGTCCGGAGCGCGGCTACCTCGGTTGGTCGGTCGACTACCGACTGCCGGACGCGTTCGCTGCGCTGCTCCGCGGGCGTCTCCTGCCGCGCGACTACGCGGGCATGGTGCGCCTCGATCACCTCGCGGTCGTCAACGCGGAGCTCGCGCGCAATCGCTTCGAAGGGCTGATGGTCGTGTGCCCGTACACGCCCGATCTGATGCCCGAGGCGCCCGGCAGCGAGCGCATCCGCGCGTGGGGCGACTGGGTCGCGGGATCGATGCTCGAGCAAGTGCGCGAGCAGCTCCCGGGCGCGGCGCACGGTCGTGCATCGACCGGCATCGACGGCGTCTCGCTCGGCGGCATGCTCGCGCTCGAGGTCGGGCTCCGTCATCCGGAGACGTTCTCGACGGTCGGCGCGATGCAGCCCGCGGTGCGCAGCCGCGAGGACGCGATCGCCGCGATCGCATCGGCCGACGGATCGCAGCGCATCCGTCTGCTCACGAGCGATCAGGATCCGTTCCGCGCGCCCACCGAGCAGCTCTCCGAGCGCCTGCGCGCGCGCCACGTCGCGCACGATCTCACCGTCGTTCCCGGGCCTCACGACTACTCGTTCAACCGCGGTCCCGGTGGGCTCGAGATGCTGCTCTTCCACGAGCGCGCGCTGCTCGACGAGCCGCTCTGA